The window CGTACAGTCCATCCACACACTTCAAAGTCTTCAACACTTCTAAACACTTGCTTCATTGCCCTGGGTATAATCCCTTGATGTTTCATTTCCGCATTCTTTCCTTGAGGTCCCTCCATAGTGTATGTTTTACCAGACCCTGTTTGACCATAGGCAAAGATGCATAAATTGTATCCGTCCAGGAAactctacaaaatatatttgaaacaactaaACGTTTCTAATCAAGTATGTTTGCCTCACCAAGACACTAAAATTTGATCAACTTTTTGTCTCTCTGTTTGCCTGAGATTTATCTTAAATATGCAGACAATCAAAATATGACATGCGAATTGTTTAACACgttaatataaaaatgaagGTTTTTGTGATTATGTATAATTTGACATACATGCATCAAGTAGAACTTACTCTTATTAATTCGCTGATTTCTTCATAAACTACTTCCTGGGTACTGTTTGCATCGAAGACTCTTTCAAATGGGAATTTTTTCTACAACAGTGTACAGACGTTATCATATGTTATGTATGACGtattattataattcaacaaaaCGAAGGAATTTTTAATGAGTAACTattgttaaaatttattatgaaaatcgtattgttaaaataacattaaaaatagCATTGATAATAAAAGTACCGGTGGGTCTGTATTTCTGTCAATTATAACAGTCGTTTTTGTGGCTGATAGACAATTGGTGCTTTCACTTTTCCTAATGCGGCAAAGTACTCGAATGTTTCCcttaacaaaacaatttttcgtcatcattttattaaaatatatcaaaaagtttAGTTTTAAGAATTCTCAGCTTTTAATGACTAAGTACATTTGTACTTTTTATATGGTAAGTCTGCATAAATCATCGAAAGTGTTTCTGTctgaataaatttaaatattaacctTTGCTTCTTGTAACTTTTGTGAAAAAGGCGCTTTGgataaattaaactttttacCTTTGCTTCTTGTAACCTATTGTTAAGAGTTTTGCATTCTTTGTTTTTCTCCAAAACTTGTCGCTTTAACTTTTCTTTATCGTCCATATCCTTCTCAGTTtgacatttcaaaatttcaatttccCTATTAAATTCTGCTATTTTTGCTTCATCTAGAATAGAGATGTCAGAACACTAAACACATTCCAACCAATATAAAGATTtgttttgtcaaataaaaagtcAAACTCTATTTCAtctagaaataaaatatagatGCATTATTTATATTCTAACATTCTTCTTTAAGTCTTCTTATTTCTTCAGTGAAGTCAGGCGCCTCATCTTCGACTTTCGATGCGTTGCCGTCTGAGatgcaaaaataaattcaatgtaactacatgtatacatcaaGTAACCTTATCGAATACTTTAAAGTTTACAGTTATTCAATAATcttattcttttattatttattgtttgataCCTACCTAATAGAATTTCCCTTTCCTTCAAATCTCCTCCTTCtaatcaaaatacaaataaaaattgattccctcgattttgtttttaaatatacacCATGCATTAAACGTCTATTTAAGATTTATGTGTCCAATAAGCAAGCAATGCATCCAGGTCAAAAAAGCGTGAATGATTTCACTTTCTATTTAAATGCTATAATCAATTGTCAGTTGCGtataattactgtaaattctttATTATACGCAAGTACTTAACTCCGCAAGTTCTCTGTTTTGCATCAAACCGCGAGATATAAAATCACgaacaacaatttttgttttaatttcataaagttCAAAACAgtctaaaaaaaacaagagattTTAAAGTTGGCGATAGCTGATTCTCGCGATtaacgcggatattaattcttcgcgtttaataaggaatctaaaatattttaggTAAAAGTTTTTCTAAACTTTATTAttctttaatttgttattaCTACAAAGACAGGccaaagaaagaaagaaagacatAAAAAGCAACCTGtgatttttatatcaagaaAGTTTCCTGCTTCAGCGTCCCTCTTCAGAAGTGAACATTTTCCTAGTCTGATGAATATTATCACCCCAATCACTGTAATGACTACCAGTACTACCACAATCGCTATAACAATTATTGTTATGGACCTGagtataaaatataataaatatgggAATTATGTGACGTTAAACACGTTTTGCAATTATCACATTTCAATAACTTGTTTTATGGTAGTAAAAAGAATCATAATACACAGTGCAAGGTagataatcatttaaaatattcgACGTGTTATTCAATACTAGCATTTAATCGtattcatatttcaaattttgtaattctaatattttattttatttttctgtttcacAACTCAAAAGGGGCTTTACCTTAATTGAGAGTAAATTGAACAAGAGAAAACTAAGCTACATGCTGCAAGAATGCAGCCAAGATGGTTTACCACTTACATGTCTTCAGAAGTGTTATTTAAACTGTTTCCTGTCGAATTTGTTAATGTGTTGGTATTGACTGGTGTAGAGCTTGTAGATGATGGATGAACAGCGACGTATGCTCTCACCATATCATAACAATCTTGATCTGAGAAAAaggaatattcattttttttaaatcatacaaATGTCTTATAAGTCTTTTCtatgtttttatatatcaaTGCTTTTTTTCATTCAAGGATTTAATCACTAATATATGTATTcgttttcttatatatatattcaatacaaatatgaaaaaagtcgACACACATAGAAATGCTTCTGTGGAATGGTATCTTGTTGGACATGGGTTTTGGTACTTGGAACAGTCAGCAGCATAAAGGCCTTTGATTCTCTCGTCGGCGGTATCAAAGTATGTACAGTATCCTGTAACAGGTGTAAACAGAGCATAGTCAATATTATGTGGCATACTGCATTACGctctttgatttttgtatatCTTGAGGTGATGTGTTTTAATTACATAATGtctcaaatttattcaatttattttcgGCTGAATACAGTTGCTGATgctgaaaaatattatttttagtgTTTTTAGGTAAAAAGTTCCATTTGTATCCATTTTACAGTTGACAGTGCGAAAATAGTAAACAGTGACAAACAGTATCTTATCCGGTTTTAATGCGcatgtaaatgaaaatttaaaagaaattaattttaaatcaatggtaagaggtacatgtatgcaaagAAAATAGCAGCTATGATATTGTTTTGATACTAACTAAAttattattgtgaaatatttCTGTGCCCTAAATacacattttgtttttcaatttgaaaagtTGTTAAGCAAAATGATAGTTACATTTAAGGAAGGAATATTTTCTGGTTTTTGActtttcaaacgtaaatttcattgttcattaaatcaagatgaaaggaaattaaaatagtatattttttcttttttttactatattaatTATATCGCATAGCCCTCtatctccgtcactaccctaactccgtcactttctggaaactcctcgccgtttgaaatcaagtacgattatgacgtcattttttacatgtcaaatttttttaatcaatttgcaacaatttgcaacggttaaatttaagaatgtgtcaaaaaataacagaattaaaccttgttcattttatgcaccattagttgtgtgaaatcagctaaaactttttcacaggtgcactaaaatatcgatatttctgacatgcgggcccattcgaccatttacggtggtcagccatttttagagaggtcaagatgaaacattttacatgtgatacatttttgattaaggtaattaatacattttttttcagtccgcaatagcCATGTACTActcttgatgataacgtcaaatcgctcatgccgatacttttgccttatacagggtatagatatctccggtatatcgctatttagaatatgctacatttctaaaaatgtaataaattaataatataataaataatatataaattaatgagataagatattttaaatatataaggacataaatcaaacggcatccatacattctgaaaaggccattgtgattgttgttacatggacccattttttattctggcgatcatttcatttcgatgaaattaaatacaatttaaattgtatgcaccatttttaattatttgaacttGGACTAGATACAAATGGAGTTTTAACTAAATcgttaatgtgtcttcatttcctgccatatcatagagcatgtgggtgacggagttaggttcataagataTTATAAGCATGCATGATAAACATCGTATTCAGAgagcttatttgaataaaaataaaaatatttttgttaataattttataaattatattgtttcagattatatttagtggttgcaaatgataaaaacacaaaaaataatttacagagaaacgcgggaggttttctgcttatggtgacggagtttgggtattCGGggatacaacttggcatagaaatagtaatcaatgtttagaatctaacaagggcTATGTTTTTGGCagaatattggcgtaggaaaatatcagaTGTTTCGATATTCATAATAGCTGtagattaatgagtctgttttagcatttttaaacaataacattaatgctgaattttttttattaccgttaactaataatatgatacttgggtttcaaaatatatttagaaaacatgatttgcctatcaaattacatttttataagatttttaaagcgaTAATTCTATATATTGATGAGCgtgaaaaatcagtttttctctttaataaaatggtcaatatattagcttctctatcaatttatatcattatGTACAGTCTGTATAATGCAATTTtaatattggaagcataaaaaaattaattaaaatatcttcaaaatttaagaaaattatagTAAATGCAGGCTgaacaatatcaattttagtttaaatatttattccaatttagaaGTATAGTCTGATaaacattctgatattctataatttcattgaaaaatagaaTCTTCATATTTTAAACAGGTGTCTACATAACTGCAGATTTTTAAtactacatttattttaatttattttaatcattctTTAAGTTGAGGAAATAGgtaatgaccttgacctgaccttaaTGCGAAAACAAGGAGgtaaaatttgatttaactgataaatcatttggttatatgatCTGTTTGTGCCAAAATTTTATGGAATTCTttttataagaagtatgtttgataacgagaacaCTCCTTCCTTAAGGTCACGCATTCTAAAGGTTTTTACCTTGAATATATTTTGGCTCCGCGCATACTTCTATCGTTGCATTCATTTCTTTAGTTATCAGACAATGATAACTAAAATCTGAACACATTGCAGCACAGTTCTTCATCACTGCCCTAACATTCCATTCAGCCTCCGTGCGGGGACAATCCGAAACAGTTTGAATGGTTTGTTTCATGTCGTAGCATCCTCCAATACAAGTGGAGAACTatggtataaatatttatgtcagtacaaaatttcaaattccAAAACATGTGGTTATAGTGcagtaacatttttttatctcatattgctaacaaaaattaataatttttacaatatcttcCTATGATTCAATTACATATAGaagtgtttataaaatatatatttatgcttATCAATTCAATGCTGTTATTATAGAAATAGATTTCAAATAAAGCTTAAATTATTTGTAGATTCAAAAGGGAATCTTAATGAGTTTTGattgaaagattaaaaataatacttttgaaTGTAATCAGAAAGAAAGACTTTCACACACAAAAaaagcacacacacacacacacacacacacacacacacacacacacagaaaaaataataatagcaAATTTGATGCGATTAGTACAATGTAAATATTCTGTACAATGTAAATAATCTgtagtactctaatattaattGTATACCACCAAAGATAAATATGGACAAACAGTGTAATATATTAAACTCACCTGCCATAGGAAGCTAAAAATAACGACAAGTTTCTTCATACTCTTAACTTGTCGAATGAGCCTCCAAAATCTCATCCTTTATATCTACGACCCAGTTCACTGCTTTCTCATTTTGCTGACAATGTTCACGTACATGTCTTTATTAAACTGCAGCTTCGAATGTAACAAAAATAGAGTCTCATGAAGTATCTACCGTTATTGCAATATCCAATGGTAAAAAACACAATGTTCTATATACTACGGCTTAAAAAATCTATTACGTCATTCGtcttttttactttcattttttgcCTTGCTAGTCTATATTTTTTGAAGGCAATTGAAAAAAACTAAGACAACTTCTCTAACAAGGTATTTTATAAGAATACGATAAATGGATACTGAcgaatatatatacaaaaatccTGTCTATGAAAAATCTACTTTTGTTTTATACCTCAACATATGAGTAATAAAGAGATAAAAACAACAAGTTCCTCCTTATGTCTACCTTTTCTCTACCTTCAGCAAATTGTTAATGTACCATTTTCATGAGAATTTTATCATTCGTAATAAATGTAAATCATTACAAagcattatttcttttaaactaTGGCACTCCGTTGTGACTTACTTAAATTACCTTGAATAGCTTCGCCATTAATCAATACGAAACCGAAACTACCGATACCCGTACCTGATTAAATACGATGCTTTTTAAATTGCTAAATGTGAATCAAGTATTTGGGGGGAAAACagtcttttttattatttaggaTAATTTCCCAAGAACGTTTCTCACTATAGTCttgaagaatatttttacaaGCACGAAGAAAATCATACTTTCCTAAATGAGGGTGTCGGAAAAAAAAGAGCAGGTTTATGTGATAGTAGGGTAATATGTCTATAAAAAAAGAGCAGGTTTATGTGATAGTAGAGTAATATGTCTATGTGTATTTAGTCgttttgtattttctatttttcgttttgttcaatagaatcttaaaattatatcaGTCAAAGTTTTACTGCGCAAGTAAATTGTGTTCTCCCTATCTGTAATTTCATTGGTTCATAATATTAACCAATTATTATGAAGCTAGGTGTATAAATAAGTTACCTATAATTCTAATTAAGTTAGAGCAGTATACCGTTTCAAGAAAATACCATCCGGTTGATATCTGTGGCATCGTATGgtatgtaaatttcatattaactTATGTTTTACTTATCAGTGTAAATGCTTAGTctctggttttattttaattgcattgTCAATACTAAAGTGTATTTTTGTAATTGAAGTTACAATACTTGGAATGTGTCTGTAAAGTTCAAAGGTTAGCTTTCTTTACAGTACGCACTGTAATTGATGTTTTTATGAAACGTATAATGTATTTGTGGTAACTTATAGCTAAtgtatttctttcattttgtcaGTTTTCTCATATAATGTATGACTTTGTAGGTCAATGCCtctatattcaaaataaaaataaagtcatCAGATACACAGTACACCATCTTCATTTTCCTTGACTGCTCGGTTACATTTATTACCTAAAGTGgaaagaaaactttaaaaatagaGTAATATCTAGATGTAGGCACATTACGTAGAGGACAGTCACTCTATTTACATAGCAGATAATGTTCTCGATGCATGtaaaatacattaacattttacGCGCTTTTACATCGAACACGGCAACCACcctttgattttcataaatacaGTTAGGAAAATGGTCctattttctgtattttaatgttaacactAGACTTGggtgacccgtgcgtgcacgggttgacattgcataagATAtaggacatttacgaaatagattcATCGACACACcgttttgttgacatttacataaccaagctttaagcctacaatactGCTATTagtttcactacactctgctaagttagaataatctaactgtgactcgggacaggccttcaccacagttaaaatgcctcccatatacccgtaatgtagcaaaaaatttgcagaatcgctccgaaacgattttggagaaaattaatgaagttgcgTTGAAATTAACAGTCAAATCATTCATAACACACGATTTTGTGGCTGTacatacctttcatctaaaaatttaattaatgtaaatgaaaaattcaacacttttttacCAATGGTTTTTACTCACTTCAAATTTATACACCATGTTCATATTCGTAACtgtcgggatttttcatattaaatgcaataagttagagttatctcctatattttctttgatgaacgaatatatagcaaattttcaatgaaaatttacacgtatttgtattatcgtttctgagtttatccatgcaaatgtgatattgtgcaGACATAAATTAGATCTAGTCTTTCGtaatttagcgtgaatgtaataagcatgcgcaagattgtaaaatccccAAAAATCCAGATGCTTtgcggattttttaaaggaattttcgttgattttaaattagCGAGGGTTGagtaagaaaaattaaaagcaaatcATTAATCTTTAAgtaccaataatgtttaaaatatacaatacaaaagACATGCAGAAGttttccgatttctcggtattaaagcccaaaattcgagtctattattctAATATTAATAGTGGTATAGATATTAATATCAGTTTGATTTCTTCCGTCCAgtgtgtttaaaatatcatatcttatAATAATCTAATAATCTTCAAAACAGTCAGAGTTATTATAATAACCGCATGTTTCTACAGTACCTAGATAGACGCATAGTCTGGATAAAAAGGTGGAACAAATTTATCCGtagtacaatgtacataatTTCATTTACCTATTTCTTCATCaccaattcattttttttccttttaacaatctatacatgtatctttaaaaacGGCATATCccgttatttcataaaaagcgAAGGAAAACGTTCCATATTGTTACgtacattgtttttcaaaaaattcattgttcagatttaagaaaatgtttataattataagCTTATAACGGGAACTTTACACAGTAAGAAATGTTCGGGGGACAAACTAAACACGCATAGAGAATATTAAATGTGCAAGCGCCTAGGAAACTTTATTCTGACATTCTTGaattaaatatatgcattaacTTTTTGAGCGATTAATagaaatttgtatttaaaaaaccaGCTGTTCCAGGATCATTGGCggatccagggggggggggggtttcgggggtcggaacccccctttctctgggactTATGAATTTTTTGGAAAACGTTTAATGCCTATTTATAGGCACTTTTTCCCATTTGtaatagaaatactgtaattgtctcaaataaatgcttttaaaattgcttatttaaagaattttgtaCTACGTCCCATGATTTtgttcttatatgaaaaaaccctatcgatttttttatcgaaataaagtacattgtactccCCTTTAGCATCCGGTGTTTACTACACcgagtaaacatgtggaaaatttaagaataaatacataaaattaagcAGTTCacaaatttataataacatctacaatgtattttctactttgtttctttaaaaaaaatcgattatagttcatacagttttgaactgacaagccattgagtaaaacgacgttcaagtatgagtacacgcattcgttttactttaaagtgtattttttagttaatttacttaaataattataatagatgagttttacttcgtttcatagggaaaaaacaaagaaaatcacATTACCCACTTATGCGGGtaatgctatttttctggaatgttagctaccttcatacccacatgaaacacaaaaaaaaagccttttttgttttgtttccaagaatcggaaattctgttacaaaaatTCCGTGTAAAGGGTTTATATGTTAACCATTATGAAAAGGCTTGGGGTAAAATGCTGACGATGGACCCTCCACTTTGGAGGGTCCATAGTGGAGGGGGTGGAGCTTGGTGAGTCAGTCTTAATTCGGAGTCCGTTTGATCTGTCATTCCAATTATGTTATCAGAAACAAAATGGGGCacattgtttttaaacacaAGCACATAAAACTTCTCTCCCCTAATTGACGATGACGAATGATGGCACTTTCATTTAGgtgctgggtttttttaaaagtacatattGTTATTAGTTCTACACAAGatgtatatatagtaaaaatattacaGTTGCATTATTGCtgaaatgtacaaaatttttaaaatttataacagcttatgaaaatattcaatatgaTAATGTCAAATTTTCTACAAAAGTGTAAgtcttgtaaaaataattaatttattttatattacatttccTTTAAATGTCCCTATGTCCTGAAGATAATTGTGCTGAAATTTCTAAATGCACTATGACATGGCGAGACATTTCAAACACCGGACATTGTCACCGACAACAATCCGCattgttaatacatattttgCAACGAAGCTGACACTCTTGGTGACTTGGAATTCGGACTTAGATTTTTCCGATAATCATACTGTTTGAGAACAGGATCATTGGGTGGTTTTCTAAATTTTTCTGTAAGTAATTGTCCACAtccattgcattttttttacaattaatgtTACTCGgggaaaaaagataaatctCTCCCAACGTTGAGGTGAGTTAACTTCCTGTTCACAGTCTCACTGGACTCAGAAAAATTGTTACACAAACATAGAGTAATTTATGTATCctgataaagttcatttgaagttgctaaattcattaaatgttaGGACCTCCGTctcctttttttctatttctaatAAACAACCCATATGTTTTAGCTATTAGGTGCATGATGAAATTGGAATGACAGATCAAACAGACTCTAAATTAAGATTGACACACCAAGCTCCACCCCCTCCACAATGGACCCTCCAAAGTGGAGGGTCCATCGTCAGCATTTTACCCCAAGCCttatgaaaatgcacaacttttcaaaacttttccaattatga is drawn from Crassostrea angulata isolate pt1a10 chromosome 5, ASM2561291v2, whole genome shotgun sequence and contains these coding sequences:
- the LOC128184905 gene encoding protein claret segregational-like, with protein sequence MRFWRLIRQVKSMKKLVVIFSFLWQFSTCIGGCYDMKQTIQTVSDCPRTEAEWNVRAVMKNCAAMCSDFSYHCLITKEMNATIEVCAEPKYIQGYCTYFDTADERIKGLYAADCSKYQNPCPTRYHSTEAFLYQDCYDMVRAYVAVHPSSTSSTPVNTNTLTNSTGNSLNNTSEDMSITIIVIAIVVVLVVITVIGVIIFIRLGKCSLLKRDAEAGNFLDIKITEGGDLKEREILLDGNASKVEDEAPDFTEEIRRLKEEYEAKIAEFNREIEILKCQTEKDMDDKEKLKRQVLEKNKECKTLNNRLQEAKGNIRVLCRIRKSESTNCLSATKTTVIIDRNTDPPKKFPFERVFDANSTQEVVYEEISELIRSFLDGYNLCIFAYGQTGSGKTYTMEGPQGKNAEMKHQGIIPRAMKQVFRSVEDFEVCGWTYQFRASYFELYNEAIQDLAKGSNDEGKNLTKGATENNRTSKPIITEKEVKTTEEVMKFYEESSKNRTSAKTARNERSSRSHAIFRLKMNGKVENIEGSQDTCSGTMTLVDLAGSERLDDSANISTNTETKKINLSLLELTKVLRSLRRKEKPVYRNSKLTHLLQDSLGGNSKTLMIVNVSPSEDCLKETERTLEFGREVSKVVLENVARKNK